The Syntrophotalea acetylenivorans genome contains the following window.
CCAACAAAGGACCAAGTTGTTTTTCAACAACCCCCTTGAGGGCTATCAGGATAAAAGAATCAGCTTGGGCGTTATGGCCTCTCCCCGCGGAAAGGCGTCTGCCTTTGGCACTCATTCTAGTATGCAAAACGGGATGAGCGAAAACCCGAAAACGAACTTCACGGCGCTTAAGAAGGGTCTGGATGGAATCGAACAAAAAAGGAACGTCAGGAGCACAGATCAAAAGCAGCATCTGACCAGACACCCCTGAAGGCAGAATCCGGGCCTCGCCTCGCTCGGGGCGGACCTCGATAAAATGTAAAAACTGTTTAAGCAGCTCGGCTAATTCAGGGGGAGAAAGCCCTTCAACCAGGGCGGGCGAAGCATGATCTTTAAAAGCTTTGATCAATTGTTTCAGACGGCGCAAGGTATCGCGAGTTGTATCCTGACCAAGCAGATTAAAAGCAAGATCAAGTTGCTCAGCCAGTTGCGCCCTGAGGTTGACACCGGTCTGCACCTGTATTTTCATTACATTTCACTTTCGATGGACATCAGGAAGGCAAGAACTACAAGTAATCCCTCGAACAGAACCTGTTTAAATCTTATCAGGATGCGTTCGCAAAAACCTTATGGAAAGCATAACAAACATTAGGAAACAGGCCAATAGCCAGGTATCTGTTTTAAGGGATTACAGGACAGGAAACAATTCAGAGACAACGACTCTGAAAGGTCTTTATAGCGGATTGACGCCAGAATGTAATTTCGTTAGCGGGGATTCCGGCCATCTCGCCGAAATTGCGGGCGACCTTAGCGTCAAATATCCACATGGATAAGGCAGTCCACCGATACACCGATTAAAGAGTATAAGATAGTTGTAAAAGCCGCCGATGCTGATTGTTACGCAGTGTTTTATTCATTTGACTGTCTGTTAGAGAACCGGATAGTATGACCGACTTGATATTTAAACCATTGAAACACCGAAAGAAACACCATGAAATTAGCCTTGGTTTCTATCCACATCGATCATTCTTTACGAGCCATCCCCCTGGGCACGGCCATGCTTGCAGCGGCTGTTGAAAAGGACCTTGGAGAACAGGTCAACACTACCCTGATCGATTGTACCCTCCAGCAGTCCGTTACGGACTGTGCCAAAGAAATCCTCAGGCATCAACCGGACATCGTCGGGCTCTCCATAACGGTCTGGAATCGTGAATTGGCCCTGGATATCGCCCACCATCTGAAAAGTGCAAACCCCAACCTGATCCTGCTTGCCGGCGGTCCCGAGGCTACAGCCAATCCCCTCTCTCTGGAAGAAATCGTTGATCTCGATTTTGTTTTGACCGGAGAAGGAGAGCAAAAAGTCATTACATTCCTGGGCAACTTACTTCAAGGTCAGGCACCAAAGCCTTCGGAACTGATGGCCGTTGAGAGCATTCCTGACTTGGGTGACCTCCCCTCTCCTTACCTTACAGGGATGTTGCGGCCAACCCCGGGCGGCGGTGTCTTGTGGGAGCTTTCCCGCGGCTGCCCCTACCGGTGTGATTTCTGCTTTGAATCCAGGGGCAGCGCCATTGTACGCCGCTTCCCCCTGCAGAGGGCACGCGCCGAACTTCAACTCTTTGCTTCTTTGGGAGTCAGGGAGGTTTTTGTTCTCGACCCGACCTTTAACTACCACAAGCAAACAGCTAAAGAACTTCTGGGAATTATGGCCAAAGAGGGTCAGGGCCTCCATTATAGTCTGGAAATCCGTGCCGAGCTCCTTGACCATGAGTTGGCGGAGCTGTTTGCCAGCATCGACTGTTCCCTGCAAATCGGCCTGCAGAGTGCGGATGCCAAAGTTCTTCGAATGATCAATCGTGATTTCGACCGGGAAGAATTCACGGACAAGGTGCACCTGCTACATCTGGCGGGAGTAAGCTACGGTTTTGATCTCATCTATGGTTTGCCCGGAGACAGCCTGGCAGGGTTTCTTGCCAGTCTCGACTTCGCCCTTGGACTGATACCTAACCACCTGGACATCTTTCCTCTTGCGGTTTTACCGGGAACACGGCTGGCTGATACCGCCACCGGACTGGGGCTGGAATACCAACAGCATGCCCCCTACAAGGTGCGCTCTTCCAACACCTTCACCAGCGCTGAAATAACACAGGCGGCCCGAATCGGTGCCGCCTGTGACTTCTTTTATAATCGCGGACGGGCCGTCCCCTGGTTTGCCATGGTCCTGGATGGTCTGGATTTGGTACCGTCTGAATTCTTTTCTCGCCTTGCCTCGGTCCTGCCCGAAATACCTCCGGATGATCCGTTGCCCTTGCAGCAGAGTTTCGTCGCCGATCAGTTCAAACAGCGGCAGCAACCGGAGGTTGCCGCTTTGGCCTCCGATCTGATTGCCTACTTCGGTGCCGTTGAGCCTTTACTTCGTGACCCAGTATTTAAAGCACCGTCTGGCTTGAAAGCAGGAGAACTCTATCTCAACCCGGACTCTGTCTTCGTCACCTTCAACTACGATCCAGAACAGCTATTGCAACACCTGGCGGACGGTATCACCGACCTGGAAGAGCTGACATTTTTTGCAGAGCCCGTTAATAGCGAATATTGTTGTTACCTTTATCAGGACGAACTGCAGCTATATCCCCTCACCCGGGAACAGGGCGATTTTTTAAAAAGCCTCGATTCCCATACTCCTGCCGAACCACCTTCAGCGAAATTTGTTGCCAAGGTCCTGGAAGCCGGGATGCTTATTCAGGCCCGTTGATCATCAGCAGCCGGGAGCCCCTTTACGTCCTTTAGGACTCCCAGACTCAGCGGCCAAACCACTTCTTCTTACTGTTATAAACCACCACCTGATTTCGGCCTTTTTTCTTCGCCTGAAACATCGCCTGATCGGCAAAACTGATCATTTCGTTTTTGGTAAAGGATTCCGTGGCCGGATTCATGGCGAAAATTCCGAAACTAGCCGTAACACGAAGGCTTTCATGGTCATGCTCGAAGTTGTGCCGGGCAATAGCCAGACGGAGTTTTTCAGCTACCGCTTCAGCCTCCTTAATAGCAGTTTCAGGCAGCACCACTGCGAACTCCTCGCCACCGTAGCGGGAAAACAGATCGTACTCCCGTAATTCGGCCCGGCAAACATCACAGAATTGGCGCAGTACCTCATCGCCGACCTGATGACCAAAGGTATCGTTAAGTTTTTTAAAATGATCGATATCGGCAAACAGCAGCGCCAGCGAGCGGCTATAACGCTTGGAGCGATTGATCTCCTGATCGAGAAAATTCTGGAAATAGCGATGGTTATAGGCTTGAGTCAGTCCATCAATATTGGCCAAAAGTTCCAGCTGGTGGTTTTTCTTTTCCAATTCAGCGGTTAAAAGTTCAAGCTTGACGGTCTTTTCCACCAGTGCTCGATTCATCTCCTCGTAACTGAGATTGAGCACGCTCAATTCAGCATTGGCGATCTGCAGAATTTCGGCAATGGATTTCTGTTCGTTAATACTGAATTCGAAATAGTCGGCGGTCTGGTTCACTTCGGCATGCACGTTATCGAGAAAATCCTTCAACACCCGCTCTTCCAAACCAAGAAATTTCTGCGCCTGCTCATGGAAACGCGCCACAATCGTATCGGGAGCGTTACTGCGGTAAACCTTGGATATCAATCCGGATAAATAGACGACCTGACAAAGCCTCTGAATGGTTGCGTCACAACCACAATCCGCTGGAGCGGAATGATAGCGCAAAGGCAATACCAG
Protein-coding sequences here:
- a CDS encoding B12-binding domain-containing radical SAM protein, with translation MKLALVSIHIDHSLRAIPLGTAMLAAAVEKDLGEQVNTTLIDCTLQQSVTDCAKEILRHQPDIVGLSITVWNRELALDIAHHLKSANPNLILLAGGPEATANPLSLEEIVDLDFVLTGEGEQKVITFLGNLLQGQAPKPSELMAVESIPDLGDLPSPYLTGMLRPTPGGGVLWELSRGCPYRCDFCFESRGSAIVRRFPLQRARAELQLFASLGVREVFVLDPTFNYHKQTAKELLGIMAKEGQGLHYSLEIRAELLDHELAELFASIDCSLQIGLQSADAKVLRMINRDFDREEFTDKVHLLHLAGVSYGFDLIYGLPGDSLAGFLASLDFALGLIPNHLDIFPLAVLPGTRLADTATGLGLEYQQHAPYKVRSSNTFTSAEITQAARIGAACDFFYNRGRAVPWFAMVLDGLDLVPSEFFSRLASVLPEIPPDDPLPLQQSFVADQFKQRQQPEVAALASDLIAYFGAVEPLLRDPVFKAPSGLKAGELYLNPDSVFVTFNYDPEQLLQHLADGITDLEELTFFAEPVNSEYCCYLYQDELQLYPLTREQGDFLKSLDSHTPAEPPSAKFVAKVLEAGMLIQAR
- a CDS encoding GGDEF domain-containing protein: MNKEEVLESVLHSDVLPTLSPVASRLITITAKEDTTISDIADLVSKDISLSAKILKVVNSAFYSFPQSIVTIQQAASILGTNAVRSLVLSFSFLQPSRSDEGSFDYALFWEQSLTEAVAARRLMAAIDKDAAEEAFVAGLLQNLGILILARAFPEKYQQVEQIIEKEGRIRSQVENELIGADHAYIGSEVTRSWGFPDALVLPLRYHSAPADCGCDATIQRLCQVVYLSGLISKVYRSNAPDTIVARFHEQAQKFLGLEERVLKDFLDNVHAEVNQTADYFEFSINEQKSIAEILQIANAELSVLNLSYEEMNRALVEKTVKLELLTAELEKKNHQLELLANIDGLTQAYNHRYFQNFLDQEINRSKRYSRSLALLFADIDHFKKLNDTFGHQVGDEVLRQFCDVCRAELREYDLFSRYGGEEFAVVLPETAIKEAEAVAEKLRLAIARHNFEHDHESLRVTASFGIFAMNPATESFTKNEMISFADQAMFQAKKKGRNQVVVYNSKKKWFGR